In Bacillus sp. SM2101, a genomic segment contains:
- a CDS encoding GNAT family N-acetyltransferase, with amino-acid sequence MNRSKWIIRKAKAVDAKGLKSCMDAAYSVYLNRFTEKLPPMVVDYEEEIAAFPVWVAESNNEVIGGLVLMFEDEYATIANVAVHPNFQGKGLGRSLLEFAESEAKSRGYMEIRLATHVLLTENVSYYLYLGWAEYNRDDNRVYMKKYIKS; translated from the coding sequence ATGAATAGAAGTAAGTGGATCATAAGAAAAGCTAAGGCTGTCGATGCAAAAGGTCTAAAAAGCTGTATGGATGCAGCTTATTCAGTGTATTTGAATAGATTCACAGAAAAACTTCCACCCATGGTTGTTGATTATGAAGAGGAGATAGCAGCATTTCCGGTATGGGTAGCTGAATCCAATAATGAGGTAATTGGTGGCTTGGTTTTAATGTTTGAAGATGAATATGCTACTATAGCGAATGTGGCGGTACACCCTAACTTTCAGGGAAAAGGTTTAGGACGAAGCCTCTTGGAATTCGCTGAATCAGAAGCAAAAAGCAGAGGCTATATGGAAATACGGTTAGCAACACATGTATTATTGACTGAGAATGTTTCTTACTACCTTTATTTAGGATGGGCTGAGTATAATCGTGATGATAACCGTGTTTACATGAAAAAATATATCAAAAGTTAA
- a CDS encoding MerR family transcriptional regulator, with protein sequence MHKRYRMGQISRYIGISKDTIRHWQKKGILDINKDDNNYNVFTDEDFFKTFKINLYRELGMRISDIKELLDKEDIDEKIDIIGNYIKEIDNEIEKLSYQRNVLKRAIDLPTTRKYHFEIIKKTFKLKKVHTNIPPKFSDGEFMKDKQIFITNLGTKSLENHDMYIEVTKNADVVYTDATFIHFFYPREKLEEGNKFTERIMQFALTKNLQLMGEIIEIHDLKQLLINDFDYIEFYIAVRDSGD encoded by the coding sequence ATGCATAAAAGATATAGAATGGGCCAAATAAGCAGATATATAGGAATTAGTAAAGATACGATCAGGCATTGGCAGAAAAAAGGGATTCTTGATATTAACAAGGATGATAATAATTACAATGTTTTTACAGATGAAGACTTTTTCAAAACCTTTAAAATTAATTTATATCGAGAATTGGGGATGAGAATTTCAGATATTAAGGAACTGTTAGATAAAGAAGATATTGATGAAAAAATAGACATCATTGGTAATTACATTAAAGAAATAGACAATGAAATAGAAAAATTGAGTTATCAAAGAAATGTGTTAAAGCGTGCAATAGACTTGCCAACTACTAGAAAATATCATTTTGAAATTATTAAGAAGACATTTAAGTTGAAGAAGGTGCATACAAATATTCCTCCGAAATTCTCAGATGGGGAATTTATGAAGGATAAGCAAATTTTCATAACCAATTTAGGAACAAAGTCTTTAGAGAATCATGATATGTATATTGAAGTAACTAAGAATGCAGACGTTGTCTATACGGATGCCACTTTTATACATTTTTTCTATCCTAGAGAAAAGCTTGAGGAGGGTAACAAATTCACTGAACGAATTATGCAGTTTGCATTGACAAAAAATCTTCAGTTAATGGGGGAAATTATAGAAATACATGATCTAAAACAGCTTTTAATCAATGATTTTGATTATATAGAATTCTATATTGCAGTAAGAGATAGTGGTGATTGA
- a CDS encoding MATE family efflux transporter: MNKIEFTKIYKEYSHRVITTKLVMALASSADHIIAATFISSAVLASITLINPMLFFIFAFAFMFTSGLGSYIGLLIGKQEFEKANQTASFIIIIFSAIAASLSIFTSINASKVASLLGASGEYHIIATEYLKYLSIAFFPQMLSVVLDSLVMNDGSPKFNFKVNIITLVMNVALNIIFVVVFNQGVIGLAISTLISHSYHLIANIFYLLFKSKTINISFPKKNIKALKRVLYNGSSDFLSVFIESIMIYVVNISILRFLPDEYLEAYAASAIFTLFITKIYLGSQTGLQPITSRLMGEKKYIDLKRLFIFSLKRSTLYAFILYVGLIPITWFGLPFFLDNAELIKVAFMLYLGVGFAAVLSNVGIQSSIYFTSINRPLESLTIAVIRTFILIPIFSYTMIWLFKVTGITLGLLIPEILLTIGFIYYFQKLDLSQLNVEQ; this comes from the coding sequence ATGAATAAAATAGAATTTACTAAAATTTACAAAGAGTATTCCCATAGGGTAATAACGACAAAATTGGTCATGGCACTTGCATCAAGCGCTGATCACATTATAGCAGCAACTTTTATCAGTTCAGCAGTTCTCGCTTCGATAACATTAATAAATCCAATGTTATTCTTCATATTTGCCTTCGCATTTATGTTTACTTCTGGATTAGGTTCCTATATTGGATTACTTATCGGAAAACAAGAATTTGAAAAGGCTAACCAAACTGCAAGCTTTATCATCATCATTTTCTCGGCTATAGCAGCATCATTATCAATTTTCACATCTATTAATGCAAGTAAAGTTGCAAGTTTATTGGGTGCGTCTGGTGAGTATCATATTATAGCTACAGAATATTTGAAATATCTATCCATTGCCTTTTTTCCACAAATGTTGTCAGTAGTTTTAGATAGCCTAGTGATGAACGATGGAAGTCCCAAATTTAATTTTAAAGTTAATATTATAACATTAGTAATGAATGTTGCTTTAAATATCATCTTTGTTGTAGTTTTCAATCAGGGTGTAATTGGACTAGCTATCTCTACTCTTATTAGTCACAGCTACCATTTAATTGCAAATATCTTTTATCTATTATTTAAATCAAAAACAATAAATATTAGTTTTCCAAAGAAGAACATCAAAGCACTTAAGAGAGTGTTATACAACGGAAGTAGTGACTTTTTGAGTGTCTTTATCGAATCAATCATGATTTATGTTGTTAATATATCGATTTTAAGATTCCTACCAGATGAATATCTTGAAGCATACGCAGCCTCAGCCATATTTACATTATTTATAACAAAGATATATTTAGGATCGCAAACAGGATTACAGCCCATAACCTCAAGGTTGATGGGCGAGAAAAAATACATTGATTTGAAAAGACTTTTCATTTTCTCCTTGAAAAGAAGCACACTATATGCATTTATTTTGTATGTGGGTCTTATTCCAATTACATGGTTTGGATTACCTTTTTTCTTAGATAATGCTGAGTTAATTAAGGTGGCTTTCATGTTATATTTAGGAGTTGGTTTTGCAGCTGTATTATCCAATGTAGGAATACAATCATCTATTTATTTCACATCAATAAATCGACCTTTAGAATCATTAACAATTGCTGTTATAAGAACGTTCATTTTAATTCCAATATTTAGTTATACTATGATTTGGTTATTTAAGGTGACAGGAATTACACTGGGGTTATTAATTCCAGAAATATTATTAACTATAGGTTTTATCTATTACTTTCAAAAGTTAGACCTATCACAGTTAAATGTGGAACAGTAA